CGCTCGAGAAGTCTTCCGTGTCGCGTTCAAACTTGGGCAGCTTGACCTTGGTCGAGATGGGGCTTTCGGCGCTGCCAGGCCGCTTTTGAGGCATGGCCGGAGCCGACGCCGCTGCTTGGGTCTTGTGGTGATGGTGATCAGCTACGGTGAGCGTGTTTGTATGAAGGTTCCCATTGGTTCTGGTGCTGGGGGTTCGAGGCGATtgggtttttgtttcccAGGGATCGTTCGCCAAGCGAGACAAGCTGTCACAGGTAGCCAAGCTACAGGTATAGTATTCCCTGGGAAACTTAAAGATGCCAACCAATGCCAAGATTGTGGGGGTGTCTCGCGTTTTCGTCGCGAACCTATGCTTACTTTGTTTGCTTCTGCCTCTTTGCAGGAGGATGACGGGTGGGAGGCGACGGAGTTTGCCGTTGTTGGACGCAGTAAAATGCGGAGGACAAGGGGAGAAGTGTGGCGGGCGACGCAGGGACGCGTGCGTGCTGGGTGCAGGCTGCAGCTACCTTATGGAGTGTGAGTGGAACCCGACGTCAGTTGGCAGGTGCAAGGAGTGGAGTGCATGGAGGACAGGCAGATCTTTGCTGTGCAATACCTTAGCTACTTTACCTTAAGCAGCCTCCGCCAGCTTGGCTCCGTTCCTGTGGGGTAATCCAACAAATGGAATGAATGGAATTCAGACGAATTTTCGATACCTCGGATTCCgtgttttgttttcatcCCGTTGTCCAGGATTCCTGTTCTTTCCTCTGAACTATCAAGGTACGAGAGACGCCGGTTGTCATGCACCTAGAAATTATGAGGTAGGCCGCCCAATCATGTGCCACATTCCCCTCCCAAATCCCAACAACCTCCTCAATTGTGGCGTCTGCCCGTTGCCGACAACCGGCTCAAGAGTCTTCTCCGAGTAATATTCAAACCCCTTAACTAGGCCATCCCGATAGTCTGCGAGTTTCATGGCCGCGCTTCCATTCTTGAGTTTCTGCCGCCGTTTTCGGAACGGCTTCCTTGGCTGCATGGGTAGCAAGACTTCAAGCTTTGAAAATCCAGGGGTGGGCTGTCACTTTGACCCCTTAACAGTCCTGTATTATGAAGAATTGCTTCTACCGAAAATGTAGCGTTGATCATTCCGTCATTGCCTTTCAGTTGACGCGTCCGCCAAGGCGCTCAAATTCGTTACCATTCACAAATCACTACCGGCTTATATCGATTGCCTTGACAAACAATCAAACTGCTCGTTGTGCCGTACATCCTGATAGCAGCGCTTCCTACGAAGTCCAGGGCATGCAAGCTTGCCGGGCGCGCCGGACGTACCCTCGTACCTGCATCCGCCGATACCATGAGCCTTGAAAGGCTGAAGACTGCACGGGAAGCCCGGGGAGTTCAAATGCATCGATGCACTGTCGACTCCACTTCGAGTTTCCTATGAACAACTCAGTCATGCCGATTAGCACTCAACTTGTTCATCGCACCGGGCCAAGTCTGTCGCAACCGCTGAGCCAGGCAGCCAAAGCGCTGGTTGAGGGGGGTCTACCGCGAAATAGCTTGCGCGCCCTGGTAGCCCCCAGTGTTGCAAATCGCACGTTCGCTCTATAAACTCACACACCCCTGGCGATCTGCGGTTGTGCGAGCCACGTAGGCTATTCTGAATGTTTATTGAGCCAGACCCAAGCGGCGCCATCACAGTCCTGGTCCAGAAATAGTCGGCTTCCCCGTCTTTTCAAGGAGATGTAAATGTTGATTTGGATGTTACGAAGTCTACATAAGCAAGGCGTCGAAAAAACTCGCCCATTTATGTCAATCGACTGGATCTCCTCGGGCCTTTGACCAATGCCGGAAGCTTCTACGTCGGACATTGCTCTCCAGCTTACAGGGGGCCTATCCGTTGCTCAAACATTTCGATAGATGGCTGTGCCACAGTTGAGGCGGAGCAAGATGTAATCGTCATCCCGATCGCCGTTAATATCGAAAAAAACGGACACGGAGCCGAGTCCCAGGTCAATGGCAATAGCAGCAACAGGATTCCAAAGCCATATCTCCGGATGAGACGCATCTGGGTCCATGGTCATGTAGGTATGCAGTTTGGGTCAAATTTTCATTTTCATCAAACCATGGGGATAGAAACTATGGAGCTACACATTACTTTCCCTGAACTGAACCTTGCTAGCCGGCGCAGCTCCTTGCTGATTGTATTGGGATCCGGTGTTATCCCACTAGCAATCCTTTTCGCAGACCCTGGTTGGTACAAACAGGTACTCCCTACTTCTGTGTTGGTTGATTCAGAAAACCAGCAATGCCGACTTGGTGCCCCCCCAAATCATGTATTCGTCCGGGCAGTCACCGTCGAggtaaaaaggaaaacagaAAGATTGCCTCAGTCAAACCCGGGTCTGGTGCAGAATCAAAATCAGGACCGACTTAGGTCGGCAAATGCTAGTCTTGACATATACCAACTGACACCGGTGGGCATGCCCTCTTGGGCAGGGCAAAGCACCTGCTCAAATATAGACGTAGTCGGCGCGGCCATCGCCATTGATATCTGGGAACCACGACGTGGCCAAATTTACGTGCGGAGGCCCAGAGGCTATTCTCCCCCAAGCGGCAAATTCCAATCCATTGGCCCAGTTATCATCCGCGCCGTATTCTATCAGATATAGGCCGGTCTGTAGTCTGGGTTGATGACGATGTAATCGTCGCGCCATATGGTTGTTAGTTCACTCCAAGTTAACTTAAGAGAGCTCCATGGATATCGCCAGGATAGTCTTCTGCCCAATGTTGAGTAGTAGAATGTGacatgtacctacctatgcaGCCCAACGTCTCAGCAGCTGACTGTAATCCCAACATTGAGACTAAAAATTCCCGGGTCGGTCATTTCGTTGGAGTGGATGGTTATTTTCCTAGTCCCCATTGTGACGGCCGCTTACTTGGCTCGAATAGGCAAAAGCATGCCCACCACGACCGACAGTATGGTTCGGCCCGTCGCCCCACCGTTAGCATGCAGTGCAGGCAGAGTATTGAGCAGCCCTCATAGTCGCAAGAGGCATTTTATTGCCATGAGAGACGTGCAGCATGCGTGAGCAATCTCCACGCCCGCCACTCATTCTCCCGTTCTTTTCAGCGAGGAACGCACCACCTCACTCGTTGGTTTGTGTTTCCGACGTTCTCACGGCGGCAAACCTACGCCTGTCTAGCAGAAAGCACGTCACTAAAAAAAGGCGTAGCACCAGAAGATGCTCACCTGGATAAATATGATTTTGCTTCCAACCTTCACACTCGCGACGTCATTCTAATTCCTCCTCTCAAAAGCATCGCCCTCCTCCACTCATTAAGAGATGGCTAACGAACGGCTCTTACCCTGATCACTACCAAAATTTTCACTGTATAAGAGACCTGTCACAGGGCAAGAGCCGCACCGAGTTCGGAAAGGGTCTCCAACCACCGTGAACGGGTGGCCGAGAATGGGCGATGTGTATACTATTGCCTGCGACCGCGTGAGGCTCGAATTCATCGGCCTTGACCGCTTCACCCCGACGCCATGCTCCTAGGGTCCAGCCGAGGAGGATGCCTTTTGCGACAAAAGGCGCATGCTCGGGGCGAGTCGACTATGATGGCATCAAAGCAGATTTTCTGACGAAGGATCTGATTCGTCTTTTGATTGGCCGGCTAGCGGGTGATTTTGGGCGCTCGGGATGCATGAGATAGAGGCGTTAAAGCAGGTCGTTAGCAGAGTCCAGAATGCTTTCTCAACGGAGGAGAGGTGTCAGCACATAGAGACATTGGAAAACACCTATGAGGATCCCACACAATGCCCGTTCTGGATCTGGCCAAGAAGCAGCTAAACTGGAATATCAGTTATACCAAAGCTTCTGTTATGTTTTTTTGTAAGGATATTGCGCCAGATAACCGACATAATATTCCCGAGAATGCGGTCGTTAGGTCTGAAACATGCGTCCCAGCTTCGCTCGCGAGATTGGGTTCTTGATTTGATCTTCTAGATGTTTAATGTTTGCTTGTGCTTTATTACGAAGGAGAGATTacgcgacaaaaaaaaacatgacgACATGAGTAATTAAGACAAAATGAAAGGGTATATACTACAGAAGAAATTACAGACGCTGCTGAACAGCACTCGCCCGCTTCATAATGACGGTCAGAGTGCTGATAAACAGCGTCATAAAGGAGCAATCGAGGGCTGTGCCAGCGTCCCATTAGGCCCAGCCTTTGCATTGACGACAGGCTTCTCAACCTTGACAGCTGTTTCATTATTCTCTGCTTTGCCGGCCGTTGCGGGTCCACGGACCTTACCGCCGGACTTTTCCAGAGCCGTCGCAAATACTCCCATGCTCTCCGCGACCGTGACCACAGGGTAAGCGAGgatgccgacgacgacgagaagGTCCAGGATGTGAACGAACCACCACAGGTGCTGGGTGCCGAGTGGGCAGGTGGCGTACTCAAAGCGCCACTCCCAGGCGTCCTCGTCGAACCAGGCGCTCAGTAGGCCCGCGTTGCCGCCAAAGTCGCCCATCATGCTGCGGACCGTGATCTCGCGCACGCCGGGGTGGTCGGGCCTGCCGATCAGGGGCTGGTCCTCGCCCGCCGCGGCACCCTCGGGAGCCTTCCTCCTCAGCGCCGCCTCGCGCCAACGCCTGGCCTCCCAGCTGCGGTCCGCAGGGCCGTCGCCATGCGATTGGTTGATGAAGTGGTACGTGTCACAACCGGCgtggtcgtggccgttgAGGATGACGCCCTTCCGTCCCCGCCCGTTGCCTGGGGCCATGGAGTCGCCACTCATACCGAGGATGCCCTCGAGGAAGCCCTTGCTAGCGTCGACTGAGAGCATGTTTTGCTCGCGCAGGCTGCCGTCGTGGTCGTGGAAATGGAACAGTGGCGAGTCGACACATACGCCCTCGGGCTTGTGCAGCGGTATGTGCGTCATGATCACGGTAAAGTGTCCCTTGTACTCGACGGCCGACGCCGTGTTGATCACGTTATTGATAAACGAGTACGTCGCGTCCTGCAGCTCCGATGAGTTGGCCGGCGTGTCGAGGTTCATGCTGTTGAGGACCACGAGGCGGAGCTCCGGCAGGAGGCGGTCAGAGTGGGGGTTTTCTTCGGCGTCAAAGACGGTGGCCGCTGCCCTTGGAGACAGAGCCGAGGTGGGAATCTCGAAGCGTAGCTCGTAGTTGGCCTTGCCGAAGCGGCGCTCGAACCGGGCCATCCGGTCCTCGTTGATGTCGCCCGCATACCCAACATCGTGGTTGCCCGCGATGTTGATCACGCGCCTCGCCCAAACAGCGTTTGTCCCATTGTTGGGAGGCAGGCGCGGATCCCCGCTGTGGAGAAAGCCCGCCAGGTCGTACTCGTCCGCCGGGTAGGTCGCCTCCTCGTCCGGGACCCGCTCCGCTCCGCGCATCACCCTGTTCCAGTAGCGGTCTGCACGCCGGTCAAACTCCTCATCAGTGAGCCACTGGCTGCCAAGCAGATCTCCGAGGACCGAGACATGTGTCGGTCTGGTCCACCAGTTCACCGAGCGGTATATATGGGCCAGGTAGAAATCGTTTCCGTACAGGTCGATGCGCTTCCGGATGGACTCGATGTTGTTGAAGAAGTCGATCCAGAATATGTCGATAAAGTCGTGGATGATCTGCCGTATGCGCCAGCGTAGCGAGTAGTGGGATGTCTGGAAGGTTGCGTCTCGCCAGACCTTGCCGATGTGCGGGAACAGCGAGGCCATGTAGTGGCTCGGGAGGGACGTGTCGCCTTCCAACTGCGGATCGCCCAAGGCGAGGAGGCGGAATGGTGCATTTCGGCCGGGCGCACGGGGTACTGCGACGTTCGGGGTTTCGGATCCTTCCTCGACCCATTCTTCGCTGCTTTCGGAAACATTGCTTTGGGTTGCCGACTTTCCCAGCACAGGGTAATGCAGCTTTACCGTCTCCCAAAAGATCTCGCGCGCACTAGGAGCTTTACCATCTGCGTTAGGCGGCAGCGGAAAGCCGCATGTCGAAAAGATGGGGTAGAGGTAGAGGTAGACGGTAAGTGCTACCGAGAGAGGAACAGCGATCCGCAAGACATGGCGGAGAACGACCGTGGGGGAGAAAGGTGGTAACATGTGAAGATCCTCATGTGCAAACCCAATCTGCCACCAGCTATCACCTTCACTGACAAAGAGCCCGAACCTCACTCAACTGCAGAGTCAGACAAGGTGCAACCAATAAAAGTGTGATATAATTAAAATACCAACTTCCTGTCAGTCAACGGTGAAGATTAGAGACCAAGGAGCGGCGCGAAAGAAAAATATATGGGATGACAAGACGGTCAATCCAGAACCAAAAGAAGCGTGATCATTGCCGGCAGGCGAAAATAATTTACTGCAAGACTGTCAACAAGTCTCAGGGGGCAGCAATGTGCAATGTGGATGACGGACAGGGATCCACCCTGGTGCTACTTTACGCGTAAAAACAAGACGCCAAGCCACAGGGAACGGCTGCACATTTCAGCGGGCTCAAGGAGGGGGATTGTCTAAACGGCCTAAAATGGTAAGTCATCTGTCGCCTGCCGCTTCTACATGGTACCAGAAGATCCAATTATTGTCTGGTTGAAGACGTCAAGACGTCAAGACGTCAAGGAAGAACTGTGAATTTAAGCTTAAGAATGATCAAAGTGAACGCCTCATGCCAATGACAAAATGAGTAACTGAGTAGAGAAAACTATGTGCCCCTCCCTATACCCGACCTGAATGAAACCCTGAATCATGAATGCCATGAATCTCAACCCATTGCTCATTCCACATGTACAAACTTTCTTACACAAAATCATCAAAAGGTATACTAACCATGCAAGCCAAAATGCAATCAAGTTTTTCAAAGCTCATGTTTACTAAGAAACCACCACCGCAATAGGCGATGCGGTGTTCAATAGGTCCATAGCGGCTATTTCGTCGCTCGTGGGCTCTGGAGTATCTTCGTCGTCAACGTCATGAATTGACTTCCAGCCTCTTGCGGGCCCAAACGTAACACGCCGACCATGCTGCAATGTGGTCTGCAGCATCTTCTGCATCAAATCTCCCGAGAGCTTGATGCTGGGGAACGAGTCAAACTCTACTTCTGTCAACGATGGAACTCCTTTTAGGACGTCGTCGAGCAGCTTTTGGCAAAAACCTTCGTAAAAGCCATCCGACTTCCGCCAGCCCTGAAAAGCCGGGTGGCCGGGGTCGAATTCGACGAACACTCGAAGTTTGTGCGCACTGACGCAGTCGCGGAGGCCCAGGGCGTCATTGACAACCCACCCCCGGGGAGGTTTGTTCCAACCGGGGCCGACTCGGAGCTCGAGCGTTGAAATTTGCCCGCGGAGGCGAGGGGCTAAGCGAGCCAGCAAAGGCTTCTTGGTCTTGAAGAACCGCCCGTAATGAGTAGGAAAGAGGCGGAATGGATATGTACTGTAAAAGTAATAGGAAGCCTCATTATAGACCGTGCGGCACGTGCGCAGCAGCGGTAAGAGACGGGTGTGAATGCGCTTGTAGTTGTCTGGGTCCAGATCAATGGCCTTGTCACCGCTattgccgctggtggcgaaATGAAAACCGTAAATCTTCAAACGCAATTCAGGTGGCAAATCTAGTAGCGGGAATGGCTTTTGGACTTTCTTTCCAGCGATCTTTTCTCGTTGCTTCTCTGCGTCTTCCAATGACAAGCCTTCAAGTGATTCCTCCATATTACTGATCCGAACGAAATGCTCACCCTCATCTTCGGAGGGATACGTAGAGGGGTATGTAGAGCTGTTCGGAGTGTTCAATGCGGTCGTGACAGCGGAGGGAAGAGCGGATGGAATAGCGGAAGCCACGGCAAGTGGCCGCGAGGCTGGACCTTTGGCGCGAGCTGCCGCCTTGACGGGCTTCGCGGAGCCCCGACGAGCCATGGTTGCCAGTACAGAAATAGGACCAGCAGCAGTTGACTTAGCAGGGATTGAGGGGGTAGGTAAACGCTGCGGCGGTAGGGTCCAACACGTCGGAATTCCGGTCAATCGAGTAGTCACTGGTCGGATGATTGGGTGACAGTTGGTGAGTACCGGTCAAGGGCACAATGGGTCGGTCGTGGTGCCGTTACAATTTAATATTCAACGGATAATGCTCGGGTTGACGAGGCAGAACTCTGAGGGTGGTCCCATCGTGAGTGCTATGCTACTTCTCGGATCGAGACCACCCTCTAGAAGGCATGCGCAACGGCAGCCATCTTGAAGAGTTGAGAGAAAGGATTCAAGAGGAGTGGGTCGAGTGTCGCGTGCTTGGCTGGGTGAATGAGTTGCCTTGAAATACGTCAGGTTGGAAGGAAAGAACTAGGAAAAAATTCAGATGAGTTCTAGGTCCAAAATCCCCAAGATGCGGCCGGAAGGATTGGTCGAGTTAGAGAAGACGGATGAAAGAGGGGAACATTTGAAGGGCATCTTAGCATTGAAACCTTCCCCAGATTCCTCCCGAACCTCAAGTACTCGTCAAAGCCACAGCCCAACAACCCTGCACGCACAGCGAATGACTTACTATGACTAAGCCAGAAATCCTCGATAAAGAACATCCGCCGCCTCCGATCTAGGACCCGCCCCGTTTTCGGCCGGCCCCACTAGCAGTCAATGCGATTGGCTGTATTGACTTGGAGATTTTCTAGATATTTCGTCACCGCGCAAAGCTTGGGCCAAGCTGCAAAGTGACAAGGGCCAAATTTTTTGACACCAGCTCAATGGCACGATTTTCCAGTTGGCAGCTTTGAGATCCATCAGTCGCGTTTTGATAGGACACCCACCAGTCCCCTTATCGACACTTGCGATCTTACTTTTCTGTTTATATTTTTCGTTTGTTTGTTATTGGTGTACGGTTAGAATTTGGTGCGTCGTTTCTATTACAACTGGGACAACTTTGGCGCAGGCGCACCAACATTTCCGGCCCGCGCTCACAACAATGCTCTCACGGTTAGCAATCCGCACTTTGCGTGCGCCAGCCCTCCAGGGACTGGGAAGGACGACAGCAGCTAGGCAGACAACATCTCTCCTTGCCGCGCGAACATGGACGCGAGGGATGGCAAAGAACAACAAACCCGCCCCAACACCTAGCCAACAAACCAGCAAGTCCAACGCGCCATCCGAGGAGCAAGCGTCAAGTCCAGCACCTAAGCAGTCAGAAAATGCCACCAAGCCGGAGGCATCTGATGCACAACCTGAACAAGTACCCTTCAACCTCCCCGACCTCACAAAAGGTCTGCCATCCACATTCGAGTACGAGGCGTCCGGCGCAGATAAGGCATCGAAGATGGCTCTGGAAGGGGTGGCATCGGCAGGGGGACGCGGGAAGGGCGAGCTTCCCGCATCGGCTTACGTCTCATCTTCAGACCGAAGGCGGCAAAAGGTTGCCCAATGGGTATTTTATGGATTTGTGGCCGGTGGTCTTTTCGGTGTCGTATTCCTGGGAAGGAACtgggaggacgaggaggagcgtGCAAAGCATGCCGATGTGCCAGATGGCTGGACGCCTGTGCTTTGGTGGAAGCGTGCGATGGCCCGCATGGGCGACACGGTCAGCTACTACCAAGAACCAGCTTTTGAGAAGCTCCTGCCTGATCCCGATCCGGTGAACTCTCCCCCATACACTCTGTGCATTAGCTTGGAAGATCTGCTTGTCCACAGCGAGTGGACAAGGGATCATGGGTGGCGTGTAGCCAAGCGTCCCGGCGTCGACTACTTCATTCGCTACCTCAGCCAGTACTATGAGTTGGTGCTGTTCACATCCGTCCCGTACGGGATTGCCGAGCCTCTTTGGCGTAAGATGGATCCTTTTAGATTTGTTCAATGGCCACTTTTCCGAGAGGCGACCAAGTATGTGGATGGAAAGATCGTCAAGGTAAGTCTGCATGGTGGAAGCTTTAATTGAACGATCGCGTTTGTGACGGATTCGCGATCATACCGGAATCTGTTCAACCAGTTGCTAACATGAGAAACGCTTTACCTGCAGGACCTATCTTACCTGAACCGTGACCTTTCCAAGGTTATCATCATTGACACAAACCCGGAGCACGTGAGCGCTCAACCGGAGAACGCTATAATCCTACCCAAGTGGACAGGTGACGCACAAGACAAAGATCTTGTAGCGCTTATCCCGTTCCTCGAGTACATTCACACTATGCAATACCCCGATGTGCGCAAGGTGCTCAAATCCTTCGAGGGCAAGAACATTTCCGAAGAGTTTGCCCGCCGTGAGGCTATCGCACGAAAGAAGTTTCAGGAGCAGCTTGAGCAGAACCGCAAGAAGCACCCTAACAAGCCTGGCGCCGGCGTCTTTGGTGCCCTTGGCAACGCCTTTGGCCTCAAGCCCAGCAAGATGAGCATGATGGTCCCCGTCGAGGGCGAGGAGAGCGTGGCGGACGCCCTGGCCCAGGGCAAGATGCTTCAGGACATTGCTCGTGAGCGTGGTCAGA
This DNA window, taken from Pyricularia oryzae 70-15 chromosome 6, whole genome shotgun sequence, encodes the following:
- a CDS encoding mitochondrial import inner membrane translocase subunit tim-50, with amino-acid sequence MLSRLAIRTLRAPALQGLGRTTAARQTTSLLAARTWTRGMAKNNKPAPTPSQQTSKSNAPSEEQASSPAPKQSENATKPEASDAQPEQVPFNLPDLTKGLPSTFEYEASGADKASKMALEGVASAGGRGKGELPASAYVSSSDRRRQKVAQWVFYGFVAGGLFGVVFLGRNWEDEEERAKHADVPDGWTPVLWWKRAMARMGDTVSYYQEPAFEKLLPDPDPVNSPPYTLCISLEDLLVHSEWTRDHGWRVAKRPGVDYFIRYLSQYYELVLFTSVPYGIAEPLWRKMDPFRFVQWPLFREATKYVDGKIVKDLSYLNRDLSKVIIIDTNPEHVSAQPENAIILPKWTGDAQDKDLVALIPFLEYIHTMQYPDVRKVLKSFEGKNISEEFARREAIARKKFQEQLEQNRKKHPNKPGAGVFGALGNAFGLKPSKMSMMVPVEGEESVADALAQGKMLQDIARERGQRQYERIDKMVRENGEKWLKEEAEMMEKMQAEAMANMKTGFMGWFGSSEQKDGAKDEPKKA